Part of the Streptomyces sp. NBC_01264 genome, GCAGGGCACTCAGCCGAACGTTCATGTCGGGGAGCTCACGCTGCCGACGCGAGGGCGACTTGGTCAAACAGACGGTGGCAGACTGGCGGCACATCGAGGCTCCGATGATCAGGCGACGTGAAGGTCACCTTGATCATCGGAGCCTCGGTGCATGCCCCAATGCCGTACTGAAGGTTCGTCACACCCCTGTGACCAGCAAGTTCTCCAAGCCATCAGGACTATGAATCAGCCCTGGCCCGGCAGCCGTCGGACATACGCTGGTCGTTCCGAAATCCCACTACGGCGATTTCTTCGACCTGCCGGGACCGCCCCTGGCGAGCCTGATGCAAGCGGTATCGACCGTGGGGGCCGCCCTGCGTGCGGTGCTGCGGCCAGACGGGATGAACGTCATCAGTTCTGCCGGGGCGGCCGCCACGCAGACCGTTTTTCACGTACACGTGCACCTGGTGCCACGGTGGCACGGTGACGGTTTCGGCGGGATCTGGCCGGCCAGTGGGCCCACCGTCAGCGGAGATGTCGCCGTGCGGCTGCGCCGGGA contains:
- a CDS encoding HIT family protein, with translation MSPGPAAVGHTLVVPKSHYGDFFDLPGPPLASLMQAVSTVGAALRAVLRPDGMNVISSAGAAATQTVFHVHVHLVPRWHGDGFGGIWPASGPTVSGDVAVRLRRELRTREP